In Phenylobacterium zucineum HLK1, one DNA window encodes the following:
- a CDS encoding TetR/AcrR family transcriptional regulator, which produces MARVTGQIDVAKSEAILDAALDVFVERGVSAAMEEIARRAGVSKQTIYNHYGSKAELVQALTARRVHEMVAPLETEEGVADPQQALAGFARVLLGKVLNERSRAFLRVAMMGAIEAPELGRAVWEAGPRTSRRRLAEFLDMETRAGRIACPDPQEAAEFFAGMVIGSYQTAALLGVERPLTEALVDRVATEAAARFMKAYAA; this is translated from the coding sequence ATGGCGCGCGTCACGGGCCAGATCGACGTCGCGAAGAGCGAGGCCATCCTGGATGCAGCCCTCGACGTCTTCGTCGAGCGGGGCGTCTCGGCGGCGATGGAGGAGATCGCTCGCCGGGCGGGCGTGTCGAAGCAGACGATCTACAACCACTATGGCAGCAAGGCCGAGCTGGTGCAGGCGCTGACCGCCCGGCGGGTGCACGAGATGGTCGCCCCGCTGGAGACCGAGGAGGGAGTGGCCGATCCGCAGCAGGCCCTGGCCGGCTTCGCCCGGGTGCTGCTGGGCAAGGTGCTGAACGAGCGCTCCCGCGCCTTCCTACGGGTGGCGATGATGGGAGCCATCGAGGCGCCCGAGCTGGGCCGCGCCGTCTGGGAGGCGGGCCCGCGGACCAGCCGCCGCCGGCTGGCCGAGTTCCTCGACATGGAGACGAGGGCCGGCCGGATCGCCTGCCCCGATCCCCAGGAGGCGGCCGAATTCTTCGCCGGGATGGTGATCGGCTCGTACCAGACCGCCGCCCTGCTGGGCGTGGAACGGCCGCTGACCGAGGCGCTGGTGGACCGGGTGGCGACCGAGGCCGCCGCC